Sequence from the Fusobacterium periodonticum 1_1_41FAA genome:
CTCCTGTATCCTTCATTGCAGTTAATGTATTTTTTACATTTTCTCCCAATAATAATTTACTAAATTCTATAGTAATTCTTTCTTCTGGAATACTTTTAAGTAAATCTTTTTGCTTTTTTATTGCTTCAATAGTATTTTCAGATAAAGAAAAACCTAGTCTTGACATAAATCTAAAAGCTCTCAATATACGAAGTGGATCTTCTACTATTCTTTCTTCAGCATTACCAACAAAATTTATTACTTTATTTTCTATATCTTTTTGTCCGTTATATAAATCTACTATTCCATCAACTTCGTTATATGCCATAGCATTTATTGAAAAATCTCTTCTTGATAAGTCTTCTTTTATATCATCTACAAAATCTACTTTATTATCTTCTGGAACTATTTTTAAGCCATCTTTTTCTTCATATTTATCTTCTCTAAACTTAGCAATTTCGTACTCTGTATCATTAACTCTTATTCTTAAAACTCCAAAAGCCTTACCTGTTTCCTTTGGATTATATTCACTGAATAAATCTTTTAAAGTTTCATAGGGAAGATTTGTTGTAAAATCTATATCCTTTGGTTTTAATCCAAGTAAGATATCCCTTATAGCTCCTCCAACTATATAGCCCTTACCATATTTATTAAGTTTTCTTAATATTTCTATTTCTATCTCACTAAAATTATTTATAGAAACTTTATTCATATTGTTCCCTCTCTATTCTGCAACTATATTATTAATATCATCGAAGAAACTTTCCTTTGTAATTATTATTACTCTATCTCCCTCATTTATAACATCTGTACCTTTAGGGAAGATAGCTACATTATTTCTAACTATATATGCTATAATTAGGTTTTTCTTAATTTTTAAATCCTTTAATGGTATATTATTTATTTTACTATCAGAATTTACTAGAATTTCTATTGCTTCAACTGTATTATTTTCAAGTCTGTAGAAATTTTCTATCAAATTTTTCTTTTTGTTTGCAATAGAACGTACAACTCTAACTATGTTGTCGGCTATTATCTTTTTAGGAGTTATTATGGATTGGAAACTATTTTCTCCCAATATATCAACAAAAGATAACTTATTTAATTTAGTAATAATTTTCTTTATACCTATTTTCTTAGCATAAATTGAAATAAACATATTTACTTCATCTATACCTGTTATTGATATACATGAATCATAGTTTTGGAAGTTTTCTTCTCTTAAAATTTCTTCATTACTTCCATCAGCATTAATTATAGTCGCATTTGGTAAATACTCACTAAATTTATTTGCCTTTTTAGGATTCATCTCAACTATTTTCACTGCT
This genomic interval carries:
- a CDS encoding CCA tRNA nucleotidyltransferase, with product MNKVSINNFSEIEIEILRKLNKYGKGYIVGGAIRDILLGLKPKDIDFTTNLPYETLKDLFSEYNPKETGKAFGVLRIRVNDTEYEIAKFREDKYEEKDGLKIVPEDNKVDFVDDIKEDLSRRDFSINAMAYNEVDGIVDLYNGQKDIENKVINFVGNAEERIVEDPLRILRAFRFMSRLGFSLSENTIEAIKKQKDLLKSIPEERITIEFSKLLLGENVKNTLTAMKDTGVLELIIPEFKATYDFEQHNPHHNLDLFNHIISVVSKVPADLELRYTALLHDIAKPLVQTFDEKGIAHYKTHEIVGADMARDILTRLKLPVKLIETVEDIIKKHMVLYRDVTDKKFNKLLSEMGYDNLLRLIEHCNADNSSKNNEVVNPENDLHERLKRAVEKQMQVTVNDLALNGKDLIDMGFKGTEIGKIKGELLDKYLSEEIPNEKEVMLAYVREKYLK